The genomic DNA CTTGACAGTCGAAATTTATCACCTCATAATACCAAATCCAGGTGGCGGTTTCTACCCCTCCCAAGCCCGTGAGAGTTGCCGTGCCGGGCGGCGATGTGGCCGGCATAAGCACCGCCCACGAGCTGGCCGAGCGCGGCTTTTTGATGCATGTGTGCGAGCGGCCGCCGACCTGCGTGGGCGGCCTGGCCGCCGCCGTGACCTTTGTCCAAAGCCTCTTCGACGTATCCGCCGAGCTGGAAAAAGCGCAAGCGGTCGCCAGGGCCGAAGTAGCGGCCCTGGCGACCGCTGTGCGGCAGAATGTGCCCAGGATTCACCAGCACGGGCAGCGGGCCAGCAGCATCGTGCGCGGGATGCTGGAGCACAGCCGCGCCAGCACCGGCGAGCGGACTTCGCTGGACGTAAATGCCCTGGCCGACGAGTACCTGCGCCTGGCCTACCACGGCCTGCGGGCCAAGGACAAAAGCTCCAACGCCACGCTGGCGACCGACCTTGCCCCCGGCCTGCCGCCGGTGGAGGGGGTAGGAGCCGACTTGGGCCGGGGGCTGCTCAACCTGTTCAACAACGCTTTCTACGCCGTGCAGCAGCGCCAGCTGGCGGGCGAAAGCGGCTACGCGCCCACCGTCAGCGTGGCGACGAAACGGCTGGCTGGTCAGGTCGAAATCCGGGTTTCGGACAACGGCACGGGCATCCCGGAAGCGGTGCAGGCCAAAATCTTCCAACCCTTTTTCACCACCAAGCCCACGGGCGAGGGCACGGGCCTGGGCCTTTCACTGAGCCACGACATCATCGCCCAGGGCCACGGCGGCACGCTCACCGTTGAGAGCCAGCCCGGCCAGGGCACCGAGTTCACGTTGCGGCTGCCGGCTTAGCGTGGTGTCGCGTGGCTATATCCGCCACAAAAGTAGCCGCCTAAAAGAACGTCATCCCGAGCTTACCGAAGAATCTCGCCCGCGCCGTTCGGGCTTCGTGCAACGATGCGCGCGAGATTCACTCGGCAAGCTCGGAATGACGTTCTGTTTTGCACCCTAATTCCGCGAGCAGCAAAGCCCTTTCTGCTACTTAAAATACTGGGCGTATTGCGTCGGCATCGCCTTCAAAGGCTTTAGCATGATGTCCTTATAAAACACCTCCGCTGCCTCGCTTTGCAACTGAATCTTACCGTGGGTGAGGGGCTGGCGCTGGCCCTTGGTTACGAAGCTGGAGTGATTGACGGCCATTACCACGCGGCCATTCACAATGTGCAGGCTCTGGCCGTTCACGTTGATGAGCTCCAGCTCGGTCCACTCGCTGGCGGGCAGCGGGGGGGTAGGGAGCGCGTAGCAGAAGTGGGGGCCGCCGTTGCCCATTGTCACTGCGGCGGCGGCGGGGGTGTAGCGCAAGGTATCGTTGGTGGCCGCGTGGGTGGCCCGGATGTCGGCCGCCGAATTGGCGATGCACCAGTAGTCGCCCATCGAGTTACCCTTCTGGTGCTCTGATACTTGAAATTCCTGACTTAGCATCCAGCTGTGCCAGTAGTCCACACCCGGCTCGCCCTGGCTGTCGTAGAGAATGCCGCTGTCGCGCGGCTCCTGCAGGCGGGGCGGCCACTTCTTTTGGCCCCAGCGCACCTTCAGTTTCAGGTCGTAGTTGGCGTAGTCCTCCCGCGTCACGAGGCAGCCGTAAATCTCGCCGCTGATGCGCAGCACCGGCTCGCCATTCTGCATGGTCACCGAAAATACGTTGGCCTCGTTCTTATCGTAGCCGATGGGGGGTAGGGGCTGGCCCTGGGCGTTGGTGGGCGGCTGGCCCTTGTCGCCGGGCACGTGGCGATGGCTTTGGTAAGTGCGCCAGTGGCTCAGGTTTTTGTCGAGCAGGCGCTCCCAGCCGCCGGGCGTAGGCGGGGGGGTAGGGGGCGGGGCCGAAGTGCATAGCAGTGCAGCGCTGAGCAGCAGCGAGAAAAAATCAGGCATAAGGTAAATGAATGAAGAGGGAGGGGGTAGGAAAAGCGGGTGCCAATACGGGCTGCGGGATTATACGCAGCCCGGCAAGTAGGGATAAATTAGCGCGGTCGGGAATTTGCTAGAACGTCATTCCGAGCTGGCCGAGGAATCTCGCCCGCGCCGTTCGGGTGTCATTCAACGATGCGCGCGAGATTCCTCGGCAAGCTCGGAATGACGTTCAAATGACTTTTTGCTACTTCTCAAACAGCTGCCGTAGAATGAGCAGTAGAATTCCTACCCCCAGCCCAGCAGCGGCAGCGCCCAATCGAGGGCCAGCACGCCCAGCAGGCCCACCACCGACACGATGGTTTCCATCATCGACCACGAGCGAAACGTGTCCTTCACCGACAAGCCGAAGTACTCCTTGAACAGCCAAAACCCGCCGTCGTTCACGTGCGAAAACAGCAGGCTGCCCGCCCCAATGGCCAGCACCAGCAGGTTAGGGTTGACGGACGAGTGGGCCAGCAGCGGCAGCATCACGCCGGCCGCCGTGAGGCCCGCCACCGTGGCCGAGCCCAGGCACACCCGAATGAAGCCCGCGATGAGCCAGCCCAGCACTAGCGGCGGCAGCCCCGTGCCGCGCAGGCTGGTGGCCAATTCCTGGCTCACGCCGCTAGCCACCAGCGCTTCCTTCAAGGCCCCCGCCCCGCCAATAATGAGCAGAATGGGCGCGATGTCGGCCACGGCCGCGCCAAACGTGCTCATGATGGCCGGCACCGCCCGCCCCTGCGCCGTGCCCAGGCTAAACGTCGCCACCACCACCGAAACCAGCATCACCACCCCAGGGTCGGCCAGCAGCGTGAGGCCCGCGCCCAGCGCGCCGCCGGCCGGCACCAGCGCTTGGGCCGCCAGCACCACCGCCAGCACCAGCACCGGCAGCAGCGACGATAAAAAGCTATTAAGCCGCCCCGGCCGCGGCCCGGCCGCCTCGGGCTCAGCCACCAGCCCCGGCGGGGGCCGCGACACGATGCCCCGCAGCGTGCGCGCATACAGCGGCCCGGCCAGCACCACGGCCGGCACCGCCACCACCAGCCCATACACAAACGTGAGCCCCAAATTGGCGTGAAACTGCGCCACCAGCGCCGTCGGGGCCGGGTGGGGGGGTAGGAAGCCATGTAGCACCGACAGCGCCGCCAGCATCGGCAAGCCCACGTACAGCGGCGGTAGCCGGTACTGGTACACCACCGAAAAAATCAGCGGCATCATCAGCAAAAAGCCCACGTTGTAAAACAGCGGAATACCGATAATAAAACCCGCCCCCAGCATCGTCCACTGCACATTGGCCGGCCCGAAGGTGCTCACCAGCACGCCCGCAATCTGCCGCGCCGCGCCGCTGTCGGCCACCAGCTTGCCCAGCATAGCACCCAGCACTACCACCAGCGCCACCGAAGCCAGCGTATCGCCAAGGCCCTGCTGCACGGCCGCCAGCAGCCGGGCGGGGGGTAAGCCCAGCGCCAGCCCTGTCGGCAGCGTCACCAGCAAAAAAGCCAGAAACGCGTTCACCTTGCCCCAACTGATGAGGCCAATGAGAGCGAGCACGGCCAGCAGGATGATGAGCAGGGTCATGGGTATTTGTGTTAAGTGTTAAGAGTTAAGAGTTTACGCGAAGGACGCTTATTATTGTGAGCGTAGCGCGGTAATCATACCTGAACGGCAGTTGAACAACCAGCGCAGGTGTCGTTCTGGGACGATTACTTCGCTGCGCTCGCAATGACAAACGTCCTTCGCGTAAACTCTTAACTCCTAACTCCTAAAGCGTCAGGCCGCCCCGTTGCCGGATGTCGTCCGAGGCGCTGCCCACCAGCACCTCAAACTGGCCCGGCTCCAGCACCCATTGCTTTTTGGCTTCGCTATAATACTGAAACGCGGCGGTGGGCAACTGCATGGTGATGGTCTTGCTTTCGCCGGGCTTCAAAAAAACTTTCTCGAAGCCTTTCAGCTCCTTGTCGGGGCGCTTCACGCTGGCTTTCACGTCGTGGACGTAGAGCTGCACCACTTCCGCGCCGGCCATTTTGCCGGTGTTGCGCACGGTCAGCTTCACGGTGGCGCTCTGCTTACCGGGCGTCACGGTCAGCTTGCCGTAATCAAACGTGGTGTAGCTCAGGCCGTGACCGAAGGCGAACTGCGGCGCTACCATATAGGTATCGTAGTAGCGGTAACCCACGAAAATATCGTCCTTATACGTCTCTTTCAGCGGGTCGCCGGGCGTGCTCGGGTATTCGCCCAGCTTCATGGCGGGCGCGTCGGCGAGCTGCTTGGGGAAGGTGAAGGGCAGCTTACCCGACGGGTTTACGTCGCCGAACAGCAAGTGGGCCAGCGCGTTGCCACCTTCCATGCCGGGGTAAAAGGCCTCCACGAGGGCCGGCACCTGCCCGGCCCAGGCCGACACGTCAATCGGCCCGCCGCCCAGCAGCACCACCACGGTTTTGGGGTTGGCCTTGAGCACGGCCGCCAGCAGCTCATCCTGGCCGAAGGGCATTTTCAGGTCGGGCTTGTCCACGGCTTCGGCGTCGTAGGCGTTGTCGCTCCACTTGGTGTAGTCGTAGCCGTGGGTCGAGCCGCCCACGTAAATCACCACGTCGGCGGCCTGAGCGGCGGCCACGGCCTGCTGCATCAGCTGCGGGTCGGATTTCTGGTCGCGGGCAATGGCGTAGCCGGGCGCGAAGGTCACTTTCACCCCGCTGCCCAGGGCCTTCTCGATGCCTTGCAGCGGGGTGATTTCGTATTTGGCGCGTAGCTGAGCGCTGCCGCCGCCGCCCGCGTTTTCGCGGGTCGCGTTGGCCCCAATCACGGCCACGGACTTCAGCTTTTTGCTGAGGGGTAGGAAATTATGTTCATTCCTGAGCAGCACGATGCCTTCCTCGGCCACCTTCAAAGCCGTGGCTTCGTGGGCCGGGGTGTTGTGGGTGCCGGCCGGCCGCTTGGTGCCGCCGAGCATATCGGTGGCGTACATCACCCGCAGGATGCGCCGCACCTTGTCGTCCACCAGCGGCACGAGGGTAGGGTCTTTTTTAATCGCCGCCAGCGCCGCGTCGGCCAGGAAAAAGCGGTCGTACAGACTGCGGGCGGGGGTAGGGGCGGCGGTGCTGGCGCTGGCCGCGCTCTGGTCCACGCTGCCGTACATCAGGCCCAGGTCGGTGCCCATTTCCAGGTCGGTGCCGTTGCGCAGCGCTTCCTGCGTATTATGCACCGAGCCCCAGTCGCTGATAACCAAGCCTTTGAAACCCCATTCCCCCTTCAAGATGTCGTTCATCAAATAGGCATTCTCGGTGGCGTAGGTGCCCCGAAACTTGTTGTACGAGCCCATCAGTGAATACACGCCGCCCTGCTCCACGGCCGCCTTGAAGCCGGGCAGGTAGATTTCGCGCAACGCCCGCTCGCTCATGTTCACGTCGATGTCGTCGCGGTGGATTTCCTGATTATTAGCCGCGAAGTGCTTCACGCAGGCTGACACGCCCTGGCTCTGCACGCCCCGGATGTAGCCTACTACCATTTGCGAAACCAGGTAAGGGTCTTCGCTCAGGTACTCAAAATTTCGCCCGTTCAGCGGCGCGCGGATGATGTTAATGCCCGGCCCCAGGATAATATCCTTGCCCCGCCAGTTGGCCTCGCTGCCCAGCACCGTGCCGTAGGCGTAGCCCAATTCGCGGTTCCAGGTGGCGGCCAGCGTGTTGTTGGTGGGCAGGTAGGTGCCGGCGTCCTTGTCGCTGGGCGTGGCGTGCCAGTCGCGGCCCTGCTCGGGGCGAACGCCGTGCGGCCCGTCCGAAGTCATCAGTTCCGGGATGCCCAGACGCGGAATCCCGCCCGCCGCGAAGGCCGAATTAGCGTGAATCATATGCACCTTTTCTTCCAGCGTCATCTTCTGGAGCAGGGCCGTAATCTGGGCCTCGTGGGTGGTGAGGAGCGCCTGGCGGTTGGCGCTGGTGGCGGGTTTCATGGTCGGCTTGGCCGGCTTGGTTTGAGCCAGGGCCGGGCTGGCGGCGGCGCAGACCAAAGCTGCGCCCAGCACGGTAGCGAAGCGGGAAAAGGGATAGGGCATGAGAGGGAGGTAAAAGAGGGGGTAGGCGTTAGGTATTAAAAATCAGTTGGCCTCTAAAATGTCATTCCGAGCTTGCCGAGGAATCTCGCTCGCGTCGTGGGAGGCCCAGGCGACGCGAGCGAGATTCCTCGGCAAGCTCGGAATGACCTTCTTTAGTAAAAGTCAGGACTTGCCCAGCGGCCTATTTCCGGGCCATTTTCAACTCCGCAACGGGCGCTTGCGGGGCCAGCAGCGGCCGGCTTTTCTCTACTACCAACGCGGCGGGCAGCTGGAAGGTGGCGCGCTGCCTGATGTTCAGAGACGACGCGCCAGCCTGCACCGAGTAGGTGCCCGCGTCGGCCACCCACGACGAAGAAGCGGTGTTGAACGAAGCCAAGTCGGCGGGCCGCAGGGTGAAAGTCAGCGTCTGCGACTGGCCGGGGGGTAGGAGCTTGGTTTTGGCGAAGGCTTTCAGCTCGCTGGCGGGCTTGTCAAGCGGGCCGGCCGGGGCGCTCAAGTACAGCTGCACCACTTCCTTGCCGGCCACTTTGCCGGTGTTCGTCACCGGGAGGCTGGCCGTGAGCGAGCCGCTGAACGAAGCCGCGCTCAGCGTCAGCGGCCCGTAGCCAAACGTGGTGTAGCTCAGGCCGTAGCCAAACTCATACGCCGGCTGCTTCTTAAACGTATTATAGTAGCGGTAGCCCACGTAAATGCCCTCCGAGTAGGTGTTTTCCGAAGGCTGGCTGCTCATAAACGACTTCGCCGGCTGGGCCTTGCCGCCGGCCAGCAGCTTGCCCGGAAAATCGGCCCCGTAGGGAATGTCGGCGTAGCGCATCGGAAAAGTAGTGGCCAGCTTGCCCGAAGGGTTCACCCGGCCGCTCAGCACGTCGGCCACGGAATGGCCGCCCTCCTGGCCCGGCTGCCAGGCCAGCAGGATGGCATCGGCCTGGCCGCGCCAGCTGGCCACCTCGATGACGCCGCCCACGTTCAGCACTACCACCACTTTTTTGCCCGCCCCGTGGAAGGCCGCCGCCACCTGTTTGAGCAGCGCCTGCTCGGCGGCTCTGAGGGTGAAGTCATTTGCTACCTGGCGGTCGCCGCCCTCGCCGGCGCTGCGGCCCAGCGTCAGCACGGCCACGTCGCTGGCCTGGGCCAGCTGCCGCAGCAGCGCCGCCGGCGGGGCCATTTCGGTAATCACCGGCACCGGCGCAAATGGGCTGGGTTTTGGCGGTAATTTGGCCTTTTCGCCCTTCAGATACTTATCATACGCCTGGCTCAGCGGCGCGCTCACGGCGTAGCCGGCGTCGCCCAGGCCCTGGGCGATGGAGACGGTGTAGGCGCGGTTCACGTTGCCGCTGCCCGTGCCGCCCGCAATCAGGTTGTAAGAAGTATTGCCAAACAGCGCCACCCTCCGGCCGGCGGGCAGGGGTAGGGCCGCGCCCTCGTTGCGCAGCAGCACCATACCGTCGGCGGCGGCCCGGCGGACCACGGCGGCGTCGGCTTTCAGCGCCGGTTGGCTGGTGTATTTCACGCCTCTGAAAGTGGGCGATTTCAGCACCAACCGCAGCACCTGAATGGCGTTGCTGTCGAGCTGAGCGGCCGAGAGCTGGCCGCTCTTTACGCCCGCCAGGATGGCTTCGGTCTGGGCGTGGGTGCCGGGCTCCAGCAGGTCGTTACCGGCTTTGAGCTGGGCCACGGCATCGTGGCCGCCGTACCAATCGGTCATCACCAGGCCCCGGAAGCCCCACTCCTTGCGCAGCAGCTCGGTCAGCAGCTCGGGGTTTTCCGAAGTGTAGGTGCCGTTCAGCTTGTTATAAGAGGACATCACTGTCCAGGGCCGGCCGCGCTGCACGGCCAGCTTGAAGCCCTTCAGGTAAATCTCGCGCAGCGCCCGCTCGCTCACGTGCGAGTTGAGCTGCATCCGGTTGAATTCCTGATTATTAACCGCGAAGTGCTTGATGCTGGTGCCCACGCCGTTGCTCTGCACGCCGCCCACCAGGGCCGCCGCCATGCTGCCGGCGATGAGCGGGTCTTCGGAATAGTACTCGAAGTTGCGCCCGCCCAGCGGGTTGCGGTGAATGTTCATCCCCGGTGCCAGCAGCACGTCAATGCCAAAATCGCGCACCTCGCCGCCAAACGCTACCCCCACCTGCCGCACCAGCGTCGTGTCCCAGCTCGACGCCAGCAGCGTAGCCACCGGAAAGGCCGTGGCGTGGTAGGTTTTGGTGGTGTCCGCGCTCCGCTTGGGGTCGATGCGCACGCCCGCCGGGCCGTCCGAGAGCGTGAGCGACGGGATGCCCAGCCGGGCTATGGCGTGGGTGCGGCCGGCCGCGCCGGGCACTTTCTCGGGCACCTTCTCGTCGCCGGGGTCGCCGGGCGGCAGAATTCCCGCTGGGAAGCCCGCCGGGTAGAGGCCCATGCCTACCACCAGCTTCACCTTTTCCTCGGTGGTGAGGGCGGCCAGCACGTCTTTCAGGCTGGCCTTGCCGAGCTGGGGTAGGGAAGCATCGGCCTGGCCTGCCTCCGTTTTGCCCACCTGCGAGCAGGCGGTAGCGCCCAACAGGCCGAGCGCGGCCACGGCCCATCGGGCCGTTGAAGTAGCTGTTTTTCTGTTCATAACCAGGAAGAAGGGTGGGAAAGTAGCCGCCTTGGGCGCTGGCGCGGGGGGTAGGGCCGCCCGGCCAGCGCCTTAAAAGTGACGGTCCGAAAAGCGAACGTCATGCTTCCCGAGGGTGAGCATGACGTTCGGCAACAAAAAGTACCAGGCGGAGGGCGGTTAGTAGCCCGGATTCTGGCCCAGGTTGGGGTTCACGTCGCGCTCGGCCTGCGGAATGGGCAGCAGGTCGTTGTAGGGCTTGATGCCTTTAGATAGCAGATTGGGGTTGTTGACCAGCGTTTTCGTGCGCTTCAAATCATACCAGCGGTCCATCTCGAAGGCCAGCTCGTATCGGCGCTCCTTTAGCACC from Hymenobacter psoromatis includes the following:
- a CDS encoding gluconate transporter encodes the protein MTLLIILLAVLALIGLISWGKVNAFLAFLLVTLPTGLALGLPPARLLAAVQQGLGDTLASVALVVVLGAMLGKLVADSGAARQIAGVLVSTFGPANVQWTMLGAGFIIGIPLFYNVGFLLMMPLIFSVVYQYRLPPLYVGLPMLAALSVLHGFLPPHPAPTALVAQFHANLGLTFVYGLVVAVPAVVLAGPLYARTLRGIVSRPPPGLVAEPEAAGPRPGRLNSFLSSLLPVLVLAVVLAAQALVPAGGALGAGLTLLADPGVVMLVSVVVATFSLGTAQGRAVPAIMSTFGAAVADIAPILLIIGGAGALKEALVASGVSQELATSLRGTGLPPLVLGWLIAGFIRVCLGSATVAGLTAAGVMLPLLAHSSVNPNLLVLAIGAGSLLFSHVNDGGFWLFKEYFGLSVKDTFRSWSMMETIVSVVGLLGVLALDWALPLLGWG
- a CDS encoding glycosyl hydrolase; its protein translation is MKPATSANRQALLTTHEAQITALLQKMTLEEKVHMIHANSAFAAGGIPRLGIPELMTSDGPHGVRPEQGRDWHATPSDKDAGTYLPTNNTLAATWNRELGYAYGTVLGSEANWRGKDIILGPGINIIRAPLNGRNFEYLSEDPYLVSQMVVGYIRGVQSQGVSACVKHFAANNQEIHRDDIDVNMSERALREIYLPGFKAAVEQGGVYSLMGSYNKFRGTYATENAYLMNDILKGEWGFKGLVISDWGSVHNTQEALRNGTDLEMGTDLGLMYGSVDQSAASASTAAPTPARSLYDRFFLADAALAAIKKDPTLVPLVDDKVRRILRVMYATDMLGGTKRPAGTHNTPAHEATALKVAEEGIVLLRNEHNFLPLSKKLKSVAVIGANATRENAGGGGSAQLRAKYEITPLQGIEKALGSGVKVTFAPGYAIARDQKSDPQLMQQAVAAAQAADVVIYVGGSTHGYDYTKWSDNAYDAEAVDKPDLKMPFGQDELLAAVLKANPKTVVVLLGGGPIDVSAWAGQVPALVEAFYPGMEGGNALAHLLFGDVNPSGKLPFTFPKQLADAPAMKLGEYPSTPGDPLKETYKDDIFVGYRYYDTYMVAPQFAFGHGLSYTTFDYGKLTVTPGKQSATVKLTVRNTGKMAGAEVVQLYVHDVKASVKRPDKELKGFEKVFLKPGESKTITMQLPTAAFQYYSEAKKQWVLEPGQFEVLVGSASDDIRQRGGLTL
- a CDS encoding glycosyl hydrolase, with the protein product MGKTEAGQADASLPQLGKASLKDVLAALTTEEKVKLVVGMGLYPAGFPAGILPPGDPGDEKVPEKVPGAAGRTHAIARLGIPSLTLSDGPAGVRIDPKRSADTTKTYHATAFPVATLLASSWDTTLVRQVGVAFGGEVRDFGIDVLLAPGMNIHRNPLGGRNFEYYSEDPLIAGSMAAALVGGVQSNGVGTSIKHFAVNNQEFNRMQLNSHVSERALREIYLKGFKLAVQRGRPWTVMSSYNKLNGTYTSENPELLTELLRKEWGFRGLVMTDWYGGHDAVAQLKAGNDLLEPGTHAQTEAILAGVKSGQLSAAQLDSNAIQVLRLVLKSPTFRGVKYTSQPALKADAAVVRRAAADGMVLLRNEGAALPLPAGRRVALFGNTSYNLIAGGTGSGNVNRAYTVSIAQGLGDAGYAVSAPLSQAYDKYLKGEKAKLPPKPSPFAPVPVITEMAPPAALLRQLAQASDVAVLTLGRSAGEGGDRQVANDFTLRAAEQALLKQVAAAFHGAGKKVVVVLNVGGVIEVASWRGQADAILLAWQPGQEGGHSVADVLSGRVNPSGKLATTFPMRYADIPYGADFPGKLLAGGKAQPAKSFMSSQPSENTYSEGIYVGYRYYNTFKKQPAYEFGYGLSYTTFGYGPLTLSAASFSGSLTASLPVTNTGKVAGKEVVQLYLSAPAGPLDKPASELKAFAKTKLLPPGQSQTLTFTLRPADLASFNTASSSWVADAGTYSVQAGASSLNIRQRATFQLPAALVVEKSRPLLAPQAPVAELKMARK